One Georgenia wutianyii DNA segment encodes these proteins:
- a CDS encoding threonine/serine exporter family protein encodes MAQTPDPESTVPGGAVRAAGHVRRESILRERARRVVAASGPPTLAFSTPRRESQLAAETERSVLDLVLRVGEAMIATGAPVADVTAALLRLAAAYGVTNCHVDITFISISASIDRDDDPITKLRVISVRTSDYSRLTELFLLVEDSAAGRLPLEDAHARLERVLRAPHPYRRWIVTGALGAMAGGVAFLLGGGWQVALVAALTTVIIDRVLRVLRRWGLPYIFQQAAGAGIATLVALVLLWGQDLFGWDRSLLPPSLVVASGIVVLLAGLQLVGAAEDAISGFPLTAAAKTFEVALYTTGLVIGIGFVLDMGQRLGVPLVIGDVFGSSPPAFVQVLCGAVIAGSWAVASYTQARNVWLISLVGAVATGTYYLVDTLWLGPAGAAFFAALVVGLIGGVIGDRGRLPSFVVSVCGVTPMLPGLSIYAAMFSFIESGDLINGGQLAIRALSVGLALAAGVTLGEFCASPLRSEMDRWERRVRTRARGARI; translated from the coding sequence GTGGCCCAGACACCCGACCCCGAGAGCACCGTGCCGGGCGGCGCTGTCCGCGCGGCCGGCCACGTCCGCCGGGAGTCCATCCTGCGCGAGCGCGCGCGCCGGGTGGTCGCGGCCAGCGGGCCGCCCACCCTCGCGTTCTCCACCCCCCGCCGGGAGTCGCAGCTCGCCGCCGAGACCGAGCGCTCGGTCCTCGACCTCGTGCTGCGCGTGGGTGAGGCGATGATCGCCACCGGGGCGCCCGTGGCCGACGTCACCGCCGCCCTGCTCCGCCTCGCCGCGGCCTACGGCGTGACGAACTGCCACGTCGACATCACGTTCATCTCGATCTCCGCGTCGATCGACCGTGACGACGACCCCATCACCAAGCTCCGCGTCATCAGCGTGCGCACGTCGGACTACAGCCGCCTCACCGAGCTGTTCCTCCTCGTGGAGGACAGCGCGGCGGGCAGGCTGCCCCTCGAGGACGCCCACGCCCGCCTCGAGCGCGTCCTGCGCGCCCCGCACCCCTACCGGCGCTGGATCGTCACCGGGGCGCTGGGTGCGATGGCCGGCGGCGTCGCCTTCCTGCTCGGCGGCGGGTGGCAGGTCGCGCTCGTCGCGGCGCTCACCACCGTGATCATCGACCGCGTGCTGCGGGTCCTGCGCCGGTGGGGACTGCCGTACATCTTCCAGCAGGCGGCGGGCGCCGGTATCGCGACGCTCGTCGCGCTCGTGCTGCTGTGGGGCCAGGACCTGTTCGGCTGGGACCGCTCGCTGCTCCCACCCTCGCTCGTCGTCGCCTCCGGGATCGTCGTGCTGCTCGCGGGACTGCAGCTCGTCGGAGCGGCGGAGGACGCGATCTCGGGCTTCCCGCTCACCGCTGCTGCGAAGACCTTCGAGGTGGCGCTCTACACGACGGGCCTGGTCATCGGCATCGGGTTCGTGCTCGACATGGGCCAGCGGCTGGGCGTCCCGCTCGTCATCGGCGACGTCTTCGGGTCCTCGCCGCCCGCCTTCGTCCAGGTCCTGTGCGGCGCGGTCATCGCGGGCTCCTGGGCGGTCGCCTCCTACACCCAGGCCCGCAACGTGTGGCTCATCTCGCTCGTCGGTGCCGTGGCCACGGGCACCTACTACCTCGTCGACACGCTGTGGCTCGGGCCGGCCGGCGCGGCGTTCTTCGCCGCCCTCGTCGTCGGCCTCATCGGCGGGGTCATCGGGGACCGCGGGCGGCTGCCCTCCTTCGTCGTGTCCGTGTGCGGCGTCACCCCGATGCTCCCGGGCCTGTCGATCTACGCCGCGATGTTCTCCTTCATCGAGTCCGGCGACCTCATCAACGGTGGTCAGCTCGCCATCCGCGCCCTGTCGGTGGGCCTGGCGCTGGCCGCGGGCGTCACGCTCGGGGAGTTCTGCGCCTCGCCGCTGCGCTCGGAGATGGACCGCTGGGAGCGCCGGGTCCGCACCCGGGCCCGCGGCGCCCGCATCTGA